The following are encoded in a window of Parus major isolate Abel chromosome 22, Parus_major1.1, whole genome shotgun sequence genomic DNA:
- the PPIA gene encoding peptidyl-prolyl cis-trans isomerase A, with amino-acid sequence MANPLVFFDIAANGEPLGRVTFELFADKVPKTAENFRALSTGEKGFGYKGSCFHRIIPGFMCQGGDFTRHNGTGGKSIYGEKFPDENFILKHTGPGILSMANAGPNTNGSQFFICTAKTEWLDGKHVVFGRVKEGMNVVEAMERCGSKDGKTSKKITITDCGQLS; translated from the exons ATGGCCAACCCTCTCGTCTTCTTCGACATCGCCGCCAATGGCGAGCCCCTGGGTCGCGTCACCTTCGAG CTCTTTGCAGACAAGGTCCCGAAAACAGCAG aAAACTTCCGTGCTCTGAGCACTGGTGAGAAGGGATTTGGCTACAAGGGGTCCTGCTTCCACAGAATCATTCCTGGGTTCATGTGCCAG GGTGGTGACTTCACGCGCCACAATGGCACTGGAGGAAAATCCATCTATGGGGAGAAGTTCCCGGATGAGAACTTCATCCTGAAGCACACGGGCCCTGGTATCCTGTCGATGGCCAATGCCGGCCCCAACACGAATGGCTCCCAGTTCTTTATCTGCACTGCCAAGACCGAGTG GTTGGATGGCAAGCATGTCGTCTTTGGCCGTGTCAAGGAGGGGATGAACGTGGTGGAGGCCATGGAGCGCTGCGGCTCCAAAGATGGCAAAACGAGCAAGAAGATCACCATCACTGACTGCGGGCAGCTCTCGTAA
- the ZMIZ2 gene encoding zinc finger MIZ domain-containing protein 2 isoform X1: MSSMNPMKPSLPPAPHGDGSFAYEAVPWQPNTNQPPGSLSVVTTVWGVSNPSQNQVFGSPMGPGGSSSSTPLLPGMASTGSGVSSPPFLPQQPFAEGAPGKGYVQPSVYGRNAYPSGPGFAASYNGGPSGPGGMGLPSHASRATADFTQAAAAAAVAAAAATATATATATVAALQEKQSQELSQYGAMGTGQSFSSPFLPHAGPRGPSSMSPAGMAGVVAPSGVSPVSMSPVRAPGTGPLYGGQRVPQHTYPGSPQSQQLPRQGLKRAYSSEGYPAQQYLQGGQYAAAGTQYAPSAPQSSAPSPSYPGHRLQQSMGQYLSASGSGGPYYKPADQFNGQSASFSTYSQAAINGPGRSLPGYPSSPLAGNPTPPMTPGSGIPTYASPGQDVKSPFLADMKPSVAPLHPSSSGPAPGEELRLTFPVRDGVVLEPFRLQHNLAVSNHVFQLRDSVYKTLMMRPDLELQFKCYHHEDRQMNTNWPASVQVSVNATPLTIERGDNKTSHKPLYLKHVCQPGRNTIQITVTACCCSHLFVLQLVHRPSVRSVLQGLIKKRLLPAEHCITKIKRNFSSGTIPGTPGPNGEDGVEQTAIKVSLKCPITFRRIQLPARGHDCRHIQCFDLESYLQLNCERGTWRCPVCNKTALLEGLEVDQYMLGILIYIQNSEYEEITIDPTCSWKPVPIKPDVHIKEEPEGPALKRCRTLSPAHMVLPNIMEMIAALGPGSVPFPALSQPPAGAATDYGTPGSSFLGPGGFPEPFTAPGVPGTSTLSDFTPGPPSISYQPNIPGGLLATEKPPVPPLPAQLPPPGRMEPSHPAMQTGLHNTPSGGQPASTLHSRSAVARQPLGPPAHTADLIFPPTPSMAMAGDGSEPTLDLLPELTNPDELLSYLGPPDLPSSSNDDLLSLFENN; the protein is encoded by the exons ATGAGCTCCATGAACCCCATGAAACCCTCGCTGCCGCCTGCGCCCCACGG tgATGGTTCATTTGCATACGAGGCTGTTCCTTGGCAACCAAACACCAATCAGCCGCCGGGATCCCTCTCCGTGGTAACCACTGTCTGGGGTGTCAGCAACCCCTCCCAGAACCAG GTTTTTGGCAGCCCCATGGGCCCTGgggggagcagctccagcaccccGTTGCTGCCTGGCATGGCAAGCACCGGCTCGGGCGTGAGCTCACCACCattcctgccacagcagccctTTGCTGAGGGGGCACCAGGGAAGGGGTATGTGCAGCCAAGTGTCTATGGCCGCAATGCCTACCCCAGCGGGCCAGGCTTCGCTGCCAG CTACAATGGTGGCCCGAGTGGCCCCGGAGGGATGGGGCTCCCCTCGCACGCCAGCCGGGCCACTGCTGATTTcacccaggctgcagctgctgcagctgtggccgCAGCTGCTGCCACGGCCAcggccacagccacagccacagtgGCAGCGCTGCAGGAGaaacagagccaggagctgagccAGTACGGCGCG ATGGGCACAGGGCAGTCTTTCAGCAGCCCGTTCCTGCCCCATGCCGGGCCTCGTGGCCCCAGCAGCATGAGCCCGGCTGGCATGGCAGGTGTTGTTGCCCCCTCTGGTGTCTCCCCTGTGAGCATGAGCCCAGTGCGGGCACCCGGTACTGGCCCGCTCTATGGTGGGCAGCGAGTGCCTCAGCACACCTACCCTGGCtctccccagagccagcagctgccccgCCAGGGCCTCAAGCGGGCATACTCCAGTGAG GGGTACCCAGCACAGCAGTACCTCCAGGGCGGGCAGTACGCTGCAGCTGGTACCCAGTATGCCCCCAGCGCCCCCCAGTCCTCCGCTCCGTCCCCCTCATACCCTggccacaggctgcagcagagcatggGCCAGTACCTCTCCGCTTCAGGCAGTGGTGGACCCTATTACAAG CCAGCTGACCAGTTCAACGGGCAGAGCGCCAGTTTCAGCACCTACAGCCAAGCAGCCATCAATGGG CCGGGCCGGTCGCTGCCAGGGTACCCCAGCTCGCCACTGGCCGGGAACCCCACACCGCCCATGACGCCAGGCAGTGGCATCCCCACCTATGCGTCCCCTGGTCAGGATGTCAAGTCACCCTTCCTGGCAGACATGAAGCCCAGCGTTGCCCCCCTGCACCCATCCTCTTCGG GGCCGGCCCCCGGCGAGGAGTTGCGATTGACCTTCCCGGTGCGGGACGGCGTGGTGTTGGAGCCCTTCCGCCTGCAGCACAACTTGGCTGTCAGCAACCACGTCTTTCAGCTCCGTGACTCTGTCTACAAGACCCTCATGATGAG GCCTGACCTGGAGCTGCAGTTCAAGTGCTACCACCATGAGGACCGGCAGATGAACACCAACTGGCCGGCCTCCGTGCAGGTGAGCGTCAATGCCACGCCACTCACTATTGAGCGTGGTGACAACAAGACCTCCCACAAGCCGCTCTACCTGAAGCACGTCTGCCAGCCCGGCAGAAACACTATCCAGATCACTGTCACCgcctgctgctgt TCCCACCTGTTCGTCCTGCAGCTGGTGCATCGGCCCTCGGTGCGCTCGGTGCTGCAGGGGCTTATCAAAAAGCGCCTGCTCCCCGCTGAGCACTGCATCACCAAAA TCAAGCGCAATTTCAGCAGTGGGACCATCCCAGGGACACCAGGGCCCAATGGTGAGGACGGCGTGGAGCAGACGGCCATCAAGGTGTCCCTCAAGTGCCCTATCACCTTCCGGAGGATCCAGCTTCCAGCTAGGGGTCATGACTGCCGGCACATACAG TGCTTCGACCTGGAGTCATACCTGCAGCTCAACTGTGAGAGGGGGACATGGCGGTGTCCTGTCTGCAA TAAGACAGCCttgctggaggggctggaggttGACCAATACATGCTGGGCATCCTGATCTACATCCAGAA tTCGGAGTATGAGGAGATCACCATCGACCCGACCTGCAGCTGGAAACCCGTCCCTATCAAACCTGATGTCCACATCAAGGAGGAACCGGAGGGGCCAGCACTGAAGCGGTGCCGGACACTCAGTCCTGCGCACATGGTGCTGCCCAACATCATGGAGATGATTGCAGCCCTGGGGCCTGGCTCTGTGCCCTTCCCGGCATTGTCACAACCTCCAGCGGGGGCTGCCACCGACTATGGCACCCCGG GTTCCAGCTTTCTGGGTCCTGGGGGCTTCCCAGAGCCTTTCACGGCCCCTGGCGTCCCTGGCACCTCAACGCTGAGTGACTTCACACCAGGCCCCCCCTCCATCTCCTACCAGCCCAATATTCCAGGTGGCCTTCTGGCCACTGAGAAGCCTCCTGTGCCCCCTCTGCCTGCACAG CTTCCCCCACCAGGACGAATGGAGCCATCTCACCCCGCAATGCAGACAGGGCTGCACAACACTCCCTCGGGCGGCCAGCCGGCCTCCACGTTGCACTCCCGGAGCGCAGTGGCACGGCAACCCCTGGGACCCCCGGCCCACACTGCTGACCTCATCTTCCCCCCCACACCCAGCATGGCCATGGCAGGTGATGGCTCAGAGCCTACCCTTGAC ctcctgcctgagctgACGAATCCTGATGAGCTGCTCTCCTACCTGGGGCCCCCCgacctccccagcagcagcaatgatgacctcctctccctcttcgAGAATAACTGA
- the ZMIZ2 gene encoding zinc finger MIZ domain-containing protein 2 isoform X2, which produces MSSMNPMKPSLPPAPHGDGSFAYEAVPWQPNTNQPPGSLSVVTTVWGVSNPSQNQVFGSPMGPGGSSSSTPLLPGMASTGSGVSSPPFLPQQPFAEGAPGKGYVQPSVYGRNAYPSGPGFAASYNGGPSGPGGMGLPSHASRATADFTQAAAAAAVAAAAATATATATATVAALQEKQSQELSQYGAMGTGQSFSSPFLPHAGPRGPSSMSPAGMAGVVAPSGVSPVSMSPVRAPGTGPLYGGQRVPQHTYPGSPQSQQLPRQGLKRAYSSEGYPAQQYLQGGQYAAAGTQYAPSAPQSSAPSPSYPGHRLQQSMGQYLSASGSGGPYYKPADQFNGQSASFSTYSQAAINGPGRSLPGYPSSPLAGNPTPPMTPGSGIPTYASPGQDVKSPFLADMKPSVAPLHPSSSGPAPGEELRLTFPVRDGVVLEPFRLQHNLAVSNHVFQLRDSVYKTLMMRPDLELQFKCYHHEDRQMNTNWPASVQSHLFVLQLVHRPSVRSVLQGLIKKRLLPAEHCITKIKRNFSSGTIPGTPGPNGEDGVEQTAIKVSLKCPITFRRIQLPARGHDCRHIQCFDLESYLQLNCERGTWRCPVCNKTALLEGLEVDQYMLGILIYIQNSEYEEITIDPTCSWKPVPIKPDVHIKEEPEGPALKRCRTLSPAHMVLPNIMEMIAALGPGSVPFPALSQPPAGAATDYGTPGSSFLGPGGFPEPFTAPGVPGTSTLSDFTPGPPSISYQPNIPGGLLATEKPPVPPLPAQLPPPGRMEPSHPAMQTGLHNTPSGGQPASTLHSRSAVARQPLGPPAHTADLIFPPTPSMAMAGDGSEPTLDLLPELTNPDELLSYLGPPDLPSSSNDDLLSLFENN; this is translated from the exons ATGAGCTCCATGAACCCCATGAAACCCTCGCTGCCGCCTGCGCCCCACGG tgATGGTTCATTTGCATACGAGGCTGTTCCTTGGCAACCAAACACCAATCAGCCGCCGGGATCCCTCTCCGTGGTAACCACTGTCTGGGGTGTCAGCAACCCCTCCCAGAACCAG GTTTTTGGCAGCCCCATGGGCCCTGgggggagcagctccagcaccccGTTGCTGCCTGGCATGGCAAGCACCGGCTCGGGCGTGAGCTCACCACCattcctgccacagcagccctTTGCTGAGGGGGCACCAGGGAAGGGGTATGTGCAGCCAAGTGTCTATGGCCGCAATGCCTACCCCAGCGGGCCAGGCTTCGCTGCCAG CTACAATGGTGGCCCGAGTGGCCCCGGAGGGATGGGGCTCCCCTCGCACGCCAGCCGGGCCACTGCTGATTTcacccaggctgcagctgctgcagctgtggccgCAGCTGCTGCCACGGCCAcggccacagccacagccacagtgGCAGCGCTGCAGGAGaaacagagccaggagctgagccAGTACGGCGCG ATGGGCACAGGGCAGTCTTTCAGCAGCCCGTTCCTGCCCCATGCCGGGCCTCGTGGCCCCAGCAGCATGAGCCCGGCTGGCATGGCAGGTGTTGTTGCCCCCTCTGGTGTCTCCCCTGTGAGCATGAGCCCAGTGCGGGCACCCGGTACTGGCCCGCTCTATGGTGGGCAGCGAGTGCCTCAGCACACCTACCCTGGCtctccccagagccagcagctgccccgCCAGGGCCTCAAGCGGGCATACTCCAGTGAG GGGTACCCAGCACAGCAGTACCTCCAGGGCGGGCAGTACGCTGCAGCTGGTACCCAGTATGCCCCCAGCGCCCCCCAGTCCTCCGCTCCGTCCCCCTCATACCCTggccacaggctgcagcagagcatggGCCAGTACCTCTCCGCTTCAGGCAGTGGTGGACCCTATTACAAG CCAGCTGACCAGTTCAACGGGCAGAGCGCCAGTTTCAGCACCTACAGCCAAGCAGCCATCAATGGG CCGGGCCGGTCGCTGCCAGGGTACCCCAGCTCGCCACTGGCCGGGAACCCCACACCGCCCATGACGCCAGGCAGTGGCATCCCCACCTATGCGTCCCCTGGTCAGGATGTCAAGTCACCCTTCCTGGCAGACATGAAGCCCAGCGTTGCCCCCCTGCACCCATCCTCTTCGG GGCCGGCCCCCGGCGAGGAGTTGCGATTGACCTTCCCGGTGCGGGACGGCGTGGTGTTGGAGCCCTTCCGCCTGCAGCACAACTTGGCTGTCAGCAACCACGTCTTTCAGCTCCGTGACTCTGTCTACAAGACCCTCATGATGAG GCCTGACCTGGAGCTGCAGTTCAAGTGCTACCACCATGAGGACCGGCAGATGAACACCAACTGGCCGGCCTCCGTGCAG TCCCACCTGTTCGTCCTGCAGCTGGTGCATCGGCCCTCGGTGCGCTCGGTGCTGCAGGGGCTTATCAAAAAGCGCCTGCTCCCCGCTGAGCACTGCATCACCAAAA TCAAGCGCAATTTCAGCAGTGGGACCATCCCAGGGACACCAGGGCCCAATGGTGAGGACGGCGTGGAGCAGACGGCCATCAAGGTGTCCCTCAAGTGCCCTATCACCTTCCGGAGGATCCAGCTTCCAGCTAGGGGTCATGACTGCCGGCACATACAG TGCTTCGACCTGGAGTCATACCTGCAGCTCAACTGTGAGAGGGGGACATGGCGGTGTCCTGTCTGCAA TAAGACAGCCttgctggaggggctggaggttGACCAATACATGCTGGGCATCCTGATCTACATCCAGAA tTCGGAGTATGAGGAGATCACCATCGACCCGACCTGCAGCTGGAAACCCGTCCCTATCAAACCTGATGTCCACATCAAGGAGGAACCGGAGGGGCCAGCACTGAAGCGGTGCCGGACACTCAGTCCTGCGCACATGGTGCTGCCCAACATCATGGAGATGATTGCAGCCCTGGGGCCTGGCTCTGTGCCCTTCCCGGCATTGTCACAACCTCCAGCGGGGGCTGCCACCGACTATGGCACCCCGG GTTCCAGCTTTCTGGGTCCTGGGGGCTTCCCAGAGCCTTTCACGGCCCCTGGCGTCCCTGGCACCTCAACGCTGAGTGACTTCACACCAGGCCCCCCCTCCATCTCCTACCAGCCCAATATTCCAGGTGGCCTTCTGGCCACTGAGAAGCCTCCTGTGCCCCCTCTGCCTGCACAG CTTCCCCCACCAGGACGAATGGAGCCATCTCACCCCGCAATGCAGACAGGGCTGCACAACACTCCCTCGGGCGGCCAGCCGGCCTCCACGTTGCACTCCCGGAGCGCAGTGGCACGGCAACCCCTGGGACCCCCGGCCCACACTGCTGACCTCATCTTCCCCCCCACACCCAGCATGGCCATGGCAGGTGATGGCTCAGAGCCTACCCTTGAC ctcctgcctgagctgACGAATCCTGATGAGCTGCTCTCCTACCTGGGGCCCCCCgacctccccagcagcagcaatgatgacctcctctccctcttcgAGAATAACTGA
- the ZMIZ2 gene encoding zinc finger MIZ domain-containing protein 2 isoform X3: MSSMNPMKPSLPPAPHGDGSFAYEAVPWQPNTNQPPGSLSVVTTVWGVSNPSQNQVFGSPMGPGGSSSSTPLLPGMASTGSGVSSPPFLPQQPFAEGAPGKGYVQPSVYGRNAYPSGPGFAASYNGGPSGPGGMGLPSHASRATADFTQAAAAAAVAAAAATATATATATVAALQEKQSQELSQYGAMGTGQSFSSPFLPHAGPRGPSSMSPAGMAGVVAPSGVSPVSMSPVRAPGTGPLYGGQRVPQHTYPGSPQSQQLPRQGLKRAYSSEPADQFNGQSASFSTYSQAAINGPGRSLPGYPSSPLAGNPTPPMTPGSGIPTYASPGQDVKSPFLADMKPSVAPLHPSSSGPAPGEELRLTFPVRDGVVLEPFRLQHNLAVSNHVFQLRDSVYKTLMMRPDLELQFKCYHHEDRQMNTNWPASVQVSVNATPLTIERGDNKTSHKPLYLKHVCQPGRNTIQITVTACCCSHLFVLQLVHRPSVRSVLQGLIKKRLLPAEHCITKIKRNFSSGTIPGTPGPNGEDGVEQTAIKVSLKCPITFRRIQLPARGHDCRHIQCFDLESYLQLNCERGTWRCPVCNKTALLEGLEVDQYMLGILIYIQNSEYEEITIDPTCSWKPVPIKPDVHIKEEPEGPALKRCRTLSPAHMVLPNIMEMIAALGPGSVPFPALSQPPAGAATDYGTPGSSFLGPGGFPEPFTAPGVPGTSTLSDFTPGPPSISYQPNIPGGLLATEKPPVPPLPAQLPPPGRMEPSHPAMQTGLHNTPSGGQPASTLHSRSAVARQPLGPPAHTADLIFPPTPSMAMAGDGSEPTLDLLPELTNPDELLSYLGPPDLPSSSNDDLLSLFENN, translated from the exons ATGAGCTCCATGAACCCCATGAAACCCTCGCTGCCGCCTGCGCCCCACGG tgATGGTTCATTTGCATACGAGGCTGTTCCTTGGCAACCAAACACCAATCAGCCGCCGGGATCCCTCTCCGTGGTAACCACTGTCTGGGGTGTCAGCAACCCCTCCCAGAACCAG GTTTTTGGCAGCCCCATGGGCCCTGgggggagcagctccagcaccccGTTGCTGCCTGGCATGGCAAGCACCGGCTCGGGCGTGAGCTCACCACCattcctgccacagcagccctTTGCTGAGGGGGCACCAGGGAAGGGGTATGTGCAGCCAAGTGTCTATGGCCGCAATGCCTACCCCAGCGGGCCAGGCTTCGCTGCCAG CTACAATGGTGGCCCGAGTGGCCCCGGAGGGATGGGGCTCCCCTCGCACGCCAGCCGGGCCACTGCTGATTTcacccaggctgcagctgctgcagctgtggccgCAGCTGCTGCCACGGCCAcggccacagccacagccacagtgGCAGCGCTGCAGGAGaaacagagccaggagctgagccAGTACGGCGCG ATGGGCACAGGGCAGTCTTTCAGCAGCCCGTTCCTGCCCCATGCCGGGCCTCGTGGCCCCAGCAGCATGAGCCCGGCTGGCATGGCAGGTGTTGTTGCCCCCTCTGGTGTCTCCCCTGTGAGCATGAGCCCAGTGCGGGCACCCGGTACTGGCCCGCTCTATGGTGGGCAGCGAGTGCCTCAGCACACCTACCCTGGCtctccccagagccagcagctgccccgCCAGGGCCTCAAGCGGGCATACTCCAGTGAG CCAGCTGACCAGTTCAACGGGCAGAGCGCCAGTTTCAGCACCTACAGCCAAGCAGCCATCAATGGG CCGGGCCGGTCGCTGCCAGGGTACCCCAGCTCGCCACTGGCCGGGAACCCCACACCGCCCATGACGCCAGGCAGTGGCATCCCCACCTATGCGTCCCCTGGTCAGGATGTCAAGTCACCCTTCCTGGCAGACATGAAGCCCAGCGTTGCCCCCCTGCACCCATCCTCTTCGG GGCCGGCCCCCGGCGAGGAGTTGCGATTGACCTTCCCGGTGCGGGACGGCGTGGTGTTGGAGCCCTTCCGCCTGCAGCACAACTTGGCTGTCAGCAACCACGTCTTTCAGCTCCGTGACTCTGTCTACAAGACCCTCATGATGAG GCCTGACCTGGAGCTGCAGTTCAAGTGCTACCACCATGAGGACCGGCAGATGAACACCAACTGGCCGGCCTCCGTGCAGGTGAGCGTCAATGCCACGCCACTCACTATTGAGCGTGGTGACAACAAGACCTCCCACAAGCCGCTCTACCTGAAGCACGTCTGCCAGCCCGGCAGAAACACTATCCAGATCACTGTCACCgcctgctgctgt TCCCACCTGTTCGTCCTGCAGCTGGTGCATCGGCCCTCGGTGCGCTCGGTGCTGCAGGGGCTTATCAAAAAGCGCCTGCTCCCCGCTGAGCACTGCATCACCAAAA TCAAGCGCAATTTCAGCAGTGGGACCATCCCAGGGACACCAGGGCCCAATGGTGAGGACGGCGTGGAGCAGACGGCCATCAAGGTGTCCCTCAAGTGCCCTATCACCTTCCGGAGGATCCAGCTTCCAGCTAGGGGTCATGACTGCCGGCACATACAG TGCTTCGACCTGGAGTCATACCTGCAGCTCAACTGTGAGAGGGGGACATGGCGGTGTCCTGTCTGCAA TAAGACAGCCttgctggaggggctggaggttGACCAATACATGCTGGGCATCCTGATCTACATCCAGAA tTCGGAGTATGAGGAGATCACCATCGACCCGACCTGCAGCTGGAAACCCGTCCCTATCAAACCTGATGTCCACATCAAGGAGGAACCGGAGGGGCCAGCACTGAAGCGGTGCCGGACACTCAGTCCTGCGCACATGGTGCTGCCCAACATCATGGAGATGATTGCAGCCCTGGGGCCTGGCTCTGTGCCCTTCCCGGCATTGTCACAACCTCCAGCGGGGGCTGCCACCGACTATGGCACCCCGG GTTCCAGCTTTCTGGGTCCTGGGGGCTTCCCAGAGCCTTTCACGGCCCCTGGCGTCCCTGGCACCTCAACGCTGAGTGACTTCACACCAGGCCCCCCCTCCATCTCCTACCAGCCCAATATTCCAGGTGGCCTTCTGGCCACTGAGAAGCCTCCTGTGCCCCCTCTGCCTGCACAG CTTCCCCCACCAGGACGAATGGAGCCATCTCACCCCGCAATGCAGACAGGGCTGCACAACACTCCCTCGGGCGGCCAGCCGGCCTCCACGTTGCACTCCCGGAGCGCAGTGGCACGGCAACCCCTGGGACCCCCGGCCCACACTGCTGACCTCATCTTCCCCCCCACACCCAGCATGGCCATGGCAGGTGATGGCTCAGAGCCTACCCTTGAC ctcctgcctgagctgACGAATCCTGATGAGCTGCTCTCCTACCTGGGGCCCCCCgacctccccagcagcagcaatgatgacctcctctccctcttcgAGAATAACTGA